A part of Paenibacillus sp. IHBB 10380 genomic DNA contains:
- the pheT gene encoding phenylalanine--tRNA ligase subunit beta, with protein MKVSTAWLKEYVALDNVTAEDLAEQITRAGIEIDEIENRNKGVDKVVVGYVKSKEKHPDADKLNICIVDAGQNEDLQIVCGAKNVDAGQKVPVALVGAVMPGGMEIKKAKLRGAASHGMICSAKELGINDKLLPKEQQEGILVLPESVEVGTPISQVLGLDDYVLEFDLTPNRSDCLSMRGAAYEVGAILGREVKMPTPEKDLVEVSDAAADHISVSVSAPDHCSHYAARYITNVTIKTSPQWLQNRLMAAGVRPINNIVDITNYVMLEYGQPLHAFDADKLANGAIDVRLAQAGETLTTLDGQERKLEPHMLLITDGVKPVALAGVMGGANSEVTEKTVNILLESAKFDGGTVRKTSRQLGLRSEASLRFEKEVDPGVVISALNRAAYLIAVHAGGSVHQGVVETTVTPTQELSISITLDKLNRVLGTELSLLEVKTILTRLHFDCADTAHGLVEVLVPTRRGDIRSDVDIIEEIARLYGYDNIPTTPIQGPTTPGAYTKPQALRRDLRRLLTHGGWQELMSYSFTHPDQAAVFPALTEGSRPVRLSMPMSEERSVLRTSIIPQLLDAMAYNVNRKQSDLALFEMGHVFFSEEERITTQPKEIPVLAFLLSGNLGQKQWNVNPVKVDFFDLKGALETLVEHLGLQQSISYVANKPEGYHPGRSASIYLENNGGSKVLLGTLGQVHPQLQLDRGLEDVYVAEILLQPLYDYTHYDVRYRELPRYPSVVRDIAVVVDSQVEAGALLALIRETAGDLLQTVQVFDVYTGSKLGDNKKSVAISLVYRHQERTLTDEEVTTLHGHVVTALEQTFAAELRK; from the coding sequence ATGAAGGTATCAACGGCATGGTTAAAGGAATATGTTGCGCTAGATAATGTTACGGCTGAGGATTTAGCTGAACAGATTACACGTGCGGGAATAGAAATCGATGAGATTGAGAACCGCAATAAGGGCGTAGACAAGGTAGTTGTCGGTTACGTGAAGAGCAAGGAGAAACACCCTGATGCGGATAAGTTAAATATTTGTATCGTAGATGCAGGACAGAACGAGGATTTACAGATTGTGTGTGGGGCTAAGAATGTGGATGCGGGTCAGAAGGTTCCTGTAGCCCTCGTGGGAGCTGTCATGCCTGGAGGTATGGAGATCAAGAAGGCGAAGCTACGTGGTGCAGCATCTCACGGTATGATCTGTTCAGCTAAAGAATTAGGTATCAATGACAAGTTGCTTCCGAAAGAACAACAAGAAGGAATTCTAGTGCTTCCAGAATCTGTAGAGGTGGGTACCCCGATAAGTCAGGTGCTGGGTCTAGATGATTATGTACTAGAATTCGATTTAACACCGAATCGCTCTGATTGTCTTAGCATGCGTGGTGCTGCCTACGAAGTAGGAGCTATTCTAGGACGCGAAGTGAAGATGCCAACGCCTGAGAAAGATCTTGTGGAAGTTAGTGATGCAGCTGCAGATCATATCTCAGTAAGCGTTAGTGCGCCTGATCATTGTAGCCACTATGCTGCTAGATATATTACAAATGTAACCATTAAGACTTCACCACAGTGGCTGCAGAATCGGCTTATGGCCGCAGGCGTACGCCCAATTAATAACATTGTAGATATTACGAATTACGTCATGCTTGAATATGGCCAACCCCTTCATGCTTTTGATGCTGATAAACTTGCGAACGGGGCAATTGATGTTCGTTTAGCCCAAGCTGGAGAGACGTTAACGACTTTGGACGGACAAGAGCGGAAGCTTGAGCCTCACATGCTATTGATTACAGATGGTGTGAAGCCAGTAGCGCTTGCCGGTGTCATGGGTGGAGCTAATTCTGAAGTTACGGAGAAGACAGTAAATATACTGTTAGAATCGGCTAAATTCGATGGAGGTACAGTACGTAAAACTTCGCGTCAATTAGGTCTTCGTTCTGAAGCGAGCCTACGTTTTGAGAAAGAAGTCGATCCGGGTGTAGTTATTTCTGCATTGAACAGAGCGGCTTATTTAATCGCTGTTCATGCCGGCGGTTCGGTACATCAAGGTGTAGTTGAAACCACAGTTACCCCTACGCAAGAGCTTAGTATTTCGATCACACTGGATAAATTGAATCGGGTATTGGGTACGGAATTGTCACTGTTGGAAGTGAAAACGATTTTGACTCGCCTCCATTTCGATTGTGCGGATACAGCACATGGCTTGGTCGAAGTTCTAGTGCCTACACGGCGTGGCGATATTAGAAGTGACGTTGACATTATAGAAGAGATCGCTCGTTTATATGGGTATGACAATATTCCTACTACACCTATTCAAGGACCAACAACGCCTGGTGCATATACGAAGCCACAAGCTTTAAGACGTGATTTACGTAGATTACTAACGCATGGAGGATGGCAGGAGTTAATGAGTTACTCTTTTACTCACCCTGATCAGGCGGCTGTATTCCCCGCGTTAACCGAGGGAAGTAGACCTGTTAGATTATCTATGCCTATGAGTGAGGAACGTAGTGTTCTTCGTACGAGTATTATCCCTCAATTACTTGATGCTATGGCATATAACGTCAACCGCAAACAATCGGATTTGGCATTATTTGAGATGGGTCATGTATTTTTCTCTGAGGAAGAACGAATAACGACGCAACCGAAGGAAATACCCGTACTTGCATTTCTTCTTAGTGGGAACCTTGGGCAGAAGCAATGGAATGTAAATCCGGTGAAGGTAGACTTCTTTGATCTTAAGGGTGCGCTAGAAACATTGGTTGAGCATCTGGGTCTTCAACAGTCCATATCTTATGTTGCTAATAAGCCTGAGGGCTATCATCCAGGTCGATCAGCTTCCATCTATTTGGAGAACAATGGGGGGAGTAAGGTATTATTAGGGACTCTAGGTCAAGTTCATCCTCAGCTTCAGCTTGATCGAGGTCTGGAAGATGTCTACGTGGCAGAAATATTGCTTCAACCTCTTTATGACTATACTCATTATGATGTAAGATATCGTGAATTGCCTCGCTATCCATCTGTTGTGCGTGATATCGCCGTAGTTGTAGACTCGCAGGTAGAAGCGGGTGCTCTTCTAGCGTTGATCCGTGAAACCGCAGGTGATTTGCTGCAGACTGTGCAAGTATTCGATGTGTACACAGGCAGTAAACTTGGCGATAACAAGAAGAGCGTAGCGATTTCACTTGTATATCGTCATCAGGAGCGTACGTTGACAGATGAGGAAGTGACTACGTTGCATGGTCATGTTGTTACAGCTCTTGAACAAACTTTTGCAGCTGAATTAAGAAAATAG
- the pheS gene encoding phenylalanine--tRNA ligase subunit alpha produces the protein MREKLKELKIEALAHLQDVLDPQTLNDLRVKYLGKKGALTEILRGMGSLSAEERPLLGQVGNEVRAAIEEVIEVKQNAFQRAETEQRLQAEQVDVTLPGRRMTQGAIHPLNKVIQDMEEIFIGMGYSIAEGPEVETDYYNFEALNLPKDHPARDMQDTFYITEELLMRTQTSPVQIRTMQAMEGEVPVKIICPGKVYRRDDDDATHSFQFNQIEGLVIDKNIRMSDLKGTLQQFVQEMFGPNTQIRLRPSFFPFTEPSAEVDVTCVKCGGSGCRMCKHTGWLEILGCGMVHPKVLEMGGYDPEEYSGFAFGMGVERIAILKYGIDDIRHFYNSDMSFLKQFARI, from the coding sequence ATGAGAGAAAAGTTAAAAGAATTAAAGATTGAGGCGTTGGCCCATTTGCAGGATGTGTTAGATCCTCAAACATTAAACGATTTACGTGTGAAATATTTGGGTAAGAAGGGCGCATTAACAGAGATTTTGCGAGGAATGGGCTCTTTAAGTGCTGAAGAAAGACCTCTTCTAGGGCAAGTCGGCAATGAGGTTCGCGCAGCGATTGAGGAAGTCATTGAGGTTAAGCAGAACGCTTTTCAACGGGCAGAAACAGAACAACGTCTTCAAGCTGAACAAGTGGATGTTACGTTGCCAGGTAGAAGAATGACTCAAGGAGCTATCCATCCTCTCAATAAGGTTATTCAGGATATGGAAGAAATCTTCATTGGCATGGGTTATAGCATCGCTGAAGGACCTGAAGTGGAGACGGATTATTATAACTTTGAGGCATTAAATCTTCCTAAGGATCACCCAGCTCGTGATATGCAGGATACGTTCTATATTACTGAGGAGTTATTGATGCGCACTCAGACGTCTCCAGTACAAATTCGTACAATGCAGGCGATGGAAGGTGAGGTTCCAGTCAAAATCATTTGCCCTGGTAAGGTATATCGTCGTGATGATGATGATGCGACTCACTCTTTCCAGTTCAATCAAATTGAGGGCCTTGTTATTGATAAGAACATTCGTATGAGTGATCTAAAAGGAACATTGCAGCAGTTCGTGCAAGAAATGTTCGGTCCTAACACTCAAATTCGTTTGCGTCCTAGCTTCTTCCCATTCACAGAGCCTAGTGCTGAAGTGGATGTTACCTGTGTGAAGTGTGGCGGAAGTGGTTGCCGGATGTGTAAGCATACGGGCTGGCTTGAAATTCTAGGATGCGGTATGGTTCACCCGAAGGTGCTTGAAATGGGTGGTTATGATCCGGAAGAGTATAGTGGATTCGCCTTTGGCATGGGTGTTGAACGAATTGCCATTTTGAAATATGGAATTGACGATATTCGTCATTTTTACAATAGTGATATGAGTTTCTTAAAGCAATTCGCACGGATCTAA